The Glycine soja cultivar W05 chromosome 4, ASM419377v2, whole genome shotgun sequence genomic sequence TTGGGTCCCTCATTAGGCTGCTGATCGTTATCaacctttatgtttttttttcattgataatattataatttgaacgTCCAAAAGAAGGTGAGTGAAGTTAACaggtattaattaataaattttatttatattatggaGCAGTTACAAACAATTTATATATGCTATGTacttgaaaataaaacaaaaagaatcttgATAAGTTGCAGTAGGAAATAGAAGCTCTAGTCTACATCTCCATCTTTAGATTGCCAGCTTCAACCAGACCTGCAGAGATGTCAAACAACTTTTTTTAGCATTTATATTGAGTACTCAAGTGTAACTACTTCCGAACTGGGTAattattttgattggtcttTAAAAGAAAGATTGTGAAATGACAAGCAGAAACAGGTCCAATTTGCAATCCCCTAGGTAAGATGcttcaagaaaaccattgatCCTTGTCCTACCCTATTCATCCAACTTGCCTAAGAACTTAATTGCTAGCTTCCTGTTTAatattatccattttatttggtAAAATACAATTAACTTTCTAAATAGTGGGGAGTAAAAAATAGTGgtgaagggaaagaaaaaaaaaacagcacaTAAAAGAAAACTAAGTTGTATAATTGAATGATTTAACAGATCCATATTAAAAGTtatcattattttgattaataaaaaaggTCTCCGCATTTATTAAAATCCACTCTGTTTAGCTTTATGCTTTCTGCTTTCTGCTTTCTGCTTTTAAGATAGCAAGCTAAGGAAAAAAAGTGATCCGACACGGCACAAATTTATAGTTACCTGATAACAGCTGAGAAGGGAAAGATGTGGCTCGTGCTTGATCAACATCAAAATTGCAAAGGTTTTGGAAATCACCTTCCCATGTTGAGGAGGGTAGCATTTGCTGCAAACACACATAAATAAGatcaaattgagaaaaaaaagtgacCAATATAACAAACAAGGAGTAGGTAAAGACAGAGAGGAAACCTACTGTGAAACAGGACGATTGAAGATATGTTTCAGGCATTGATACGGGGGCACTTATGGTCCTTCTAAGCCCCACATCAGAAGGGTTAATCCCCGTGTCTAATCCATCATATTGAAAAATTTGCTGCGGTGAATTAAACGGAAGATAGGCAGGGTTAGTAATGTCTGATGATGTTGATGACATTCCAATGTTTGGAAAATTTGCAGCACAAGTAGGAAACACCTGTTCAGATCAAATATGTCAGAATCTGAGAACACAATTGAGCTagctaaaagaaaaaacattaagaTCCCTTACATCTTTGTCAAATAGATCATCCATACTGAAGTCAAGCCTTGGGTTCACAGCAGCTAATTTCATTGAGAGAAACTGCATATGAAGTGAGGTTTACATGAATTTTGAATAGATCAATGTGAAAGGCAAAGAGGAATCAACCTAACTCTTAATTACCTCAACTTGTCGTTGAAGAGATTGaacatagttgatgatttcatcAAGCATTCCAGCTTTTCCCGTGACTTTGTTGCAACCGGGTACTAAATCTTGCAAATAGTTCATTCTCTCACTAATTTTTTCCCTTCTAACCTGCATAAACACCGAAATAGAATGATTACTTTACTATCCTAGAAGCAAAATCTAGAGAGAGAAATGcattgaagagaaagaaagaacaaaaaaaaaaaaaaaggttactaCTCACTCTTTCGGCTAAGCTATGACTATCGGTGGCTTGGCCCCGACGTGCTCGGACATGAATGTAATCAGGTTTTTCGGAGGCTTTTGAATTTTGCTTTGAATTTGAAGTATCTGTGCAAGTTTCTTTGTTGTTGGTATTTGTGTTTATTGTGTTACACTTGGTGATTTTGGATTCTCCATCATCAGCGCCGACTTTGATCCTCTTGTCTTTGTTCTCATTTTCTGCAACAACCTAAACAAAAAATTCTCATGGGTTAGTTTAGCCAATTCTGACACAACATGTTCTGTTTTTTCTCTAGGCAAAATTGCACACACCTACCTTGGGATTGTGAGGCTTGTCAGTTTTCCTCTTCTTGAAACTGTCTTTCCCAATTGAGGAGTCAGTGGGCTTGGGCTCGGGGTCCACCAGAGCAGGTGGACAACTAAAAGTCCttgaaatagaagaagaattGGCATGAAGCCCAGGAGCAGCAGATGGCTTATTGATTGAGCGAGGCTGAGCCTGAGCCACGACCTCAGCAAGTGCACAACCGGAGTCAGCAGCCACCATAATGGAATCTGGAACGtgcagagaagaagaagaagaaaaaacaccgTTGAAGCTGTTTCCAGAAAAGTACTCTTGCTCTTCTTGCCACTT encodes the following:
- the LOC114408465 gene encoding transcription factor bHLH63-like, producing the protein MLGYANPSGNLAVDGDMTVLERQRARMKWQEEQEYFSGNSFNGVFSSSSSLHVPDSIMVAADSGCALAEVVAQAQPRSINKPSAAPGLHANSSSISRTFSCPPALVDPEPKPTDSSIGKDSFKKRKTDKPHNPKVVAENENKDKRIKVGADDGESKITKCNTINTNTNNKETCTDTSNSKQNSKASEKPDYIHVRARRGQATDSHSLAERVRREKISERMNYLQDLVPGCNKVTGKAGMLDEIINYVQSLQRQVEFLSMKLAAVNPRLDFSMDDLFDKDVFPTCAANFPNIGMSSTSSDITNPAYLPFNSPQQIFQYDGLDTGINPSDVGLRRTISAPVSMPETYLQSSCFTQMLPSSTWEGDFQNLCNFDVDQARATSFPSQLLSGLVEAGNLKMEM